The stretch of DNA CGACGACCCCTGAGAGGTATCCCAGATGAGACGAGCCCTCGCCGTCGCCGCCCTCGTGGCGATCGCCTTCGGCTTCACCTTCTCGCCCTCGGCGGCCGTGTCCGCCACCGACCCCACGGGTGACGCCGTCCGTCCGCAGGGCGACATCGGCCGCTACGTGGTGCGCCACGACTCGGCCACGGACCGCTACGTCGTCAAGGTCACCGTGGCCCGCGGGGTGAACCCCGTCACCACGAAGTCCTGGCGGGGCACCAACACCGAGATCCGCATCTACTGGGACACCAGCCCGCTCCCCGGCGACGAGTTCCGCACCGACCTGCACACCGTCGGGAGCCCGGCGGTCTTCACGGGCGAGACGGTGGCCAACCTGCCCCTCGACGTCCTCGCCGATCTCGGCCTCGGGCTGCCGTCGGGCCTGGACTGCACCGCCACGGCCCCGACCGGCACCGGGGGGACGATCCAGTACCTCGCCCCCAGCACCTACAAGGTGCGGGTCCCGGCCTCGTGCCTACCCGGCGCCACCGCGGTGTCGGCCCGGATCGAGATGACCTTCGACCCCCGCCCCGCCGGCGGCACGGACACCGACTCGGCACCGAACAGCGGCTACGTGGACCTGCCCTCCTGACCTCCTGATCGTGTCGGGTGGGGGCGTGTTCCGCCCCGCGCCCCCACCCGATGCCCTGATCGGCGCCCGGTCCCCCTACCGCCCAGGGGGGCCGGGCGTCGTCGCGCCGGGGCCGGCGTTGACCGGTCGCCACGCGGCTCCGTAGGCTCGGATCTGACGACCCGTCAGATTGCGGAGCCTCCATGGATTTCGAGTTCAGCGACGAGCAGCAGGCCTTCGTGAAGGAGGTCGAGGCATTCCTCGACGCCCACGACGACCCGGACATCTTCGACGTGACCCGGGAGAACATGGCCCAGATCGTCGACACCCCGAAGCGCCGGGCCTTCATGGCCGAGGTGGGTGAGCAGGGCTGGCTCGGCATCACCTGGCCCGAGGAGTACGGCGGCCAGGACGGCGAGGGCGTCTACGAGTACCTGCTGAACGAGCAGCTCGCCGGCCGGGGCGGTCCCCAGATCGGCAAGGGCGTCGGCATCATCGGCAAGACCCTCATCCACCACGGGTCGGACAAGTTGAAGGCCGAGTTCCTCCCCAAGATCCTGCGCAACGAGGTCGAGTTCGCGGTCGGCTACAGCGAGCCCGACGCCGGCTCCGACGCCGCATCCATGAAGCTCAAGGCCACCAAGGACGGCGACGGCTGGCGCCTCAACGGCCAGAAGGTCTGGACCACCTCGGCCCACTTCGCCGAGTGGTACTGGCTCGGCGCCCGCACCGACCCCGACGACAAGCACGGCGGCATCACCCTCTTCCTCGTCCCCCTCGACCAGCCCGGCATCACCATCAAGGGCATGTGGACCATGGGCGACGAGCGCACCAACGAGGTGTTCATCGACGACGTGTTCGTCCACGACGACTACGTCGTGGGTGAGGTCGGCAAGGGCTTCCAGTACATCTCGCAGGCGCTCGACCTCGAGCGCTTCACCATGTTCACGTTCTCGCCCATCAAGCAGCGCCTCGACCTGCTCGTCGAGTACGTGCGCACCACGGTGCGTGACGGCGTGCCCCTCAAGGACGACCCGGTCATCCGCCGGCGCATCGCCCGCCTGGTGGCCGACGCCGAGACCGCCCGCGTCCTCGGCCTGCGCTTCGTGGCCGCGTCGATGAAGGGCGGCGCCCCGCCGACCACCCACGCCTCGCAGTACAAGCTCTTCGCCACCGAGCTGTCGGTGCGCCTCGCCAACGAGGCCATGGACATCGCCGGCCCCGGCAGCGCCCTGCGGGTGCACACCGAGGAGGCCCCCATGAAGGGCCGCTCGGAGTCGACCTACCGCTACACGGTGATCGACACCATCGGCGGCGGCACCTCCGAGGTGCAGAAGAACATCATCGCCCGCCGCAAGCTCGGCCTCCCGAAGAACTTCTAGTGGACTTCGTCCCCGCCCGTCGCTCCGCCCAGTGCGTGCGGCTCGACCCCGTGCGCCGCGAAGGTGGGGCGGGGACGAAGCCCGTTGACCCCACGCTCGACCGGGAGGGTGTGCTGCCGGGTCGCACCGTGGTCCTGACACCATGCTGACCAACGTCACGGTGCTCGACCTGTCCACCGTCGGGCCCGCAGCGCGCGCGGCGCGGATGTTGGCTGACTACGGGGCCCGGGTCATCAAGGTGGGGGCGCCCGCGGCGGCGGGGGGCGTGCAGATCGAGCCGCCGTTCTTCGCCTACGGCGGGCACCGGGGCATGGAGCGGGTGCGCCTCGACCTGAAGTCCGACGACGGGAAGGCGCACTTCCTGCGCCTCGCCGCCGACGCCGACGTGGTCATCGAGAGCTTCCGGCCCGGCGTGGTCGACCGCCTCGGCGTGGGCTACGAGGCGGTCAAGGCGGTGAACCCCGGCGTCGTCTACTGCGCCACCAGCGGCTACGGGCAGACAGGACCCAAGTCCCAGTGGGCGGGCCACGACGTGAACTACCTGGCCGCCGGCGGCTACTTCGCCTGCGCCGGCCGGGGCTCTTCTCCCGCTCTGGAGGGCCGCTCGGGCCGCTGGGACGGCGAGCTCACCCTGCCGGGCGCCACCGTGGCCGACATCGCCGCGGGCGGCATGCAGGCGGTGATCGCCATCCTCGCCGCGCTGGTCGGGCGGTCCGAGACCGGCGAGGGCACCTACCTCGACGTCTCGGTGGCCGACGGGGTGGTGGGCATGCTCGCCCTGCTCATCGACGAGCACCTCGCCACCGGCGTCGTGCCCGAGCCCGGCCACGACATCCTCACCGGCCGCTACGCCTGCTACGGCCTCTACCGCTGCGGCGACGGGAAGTGGCTCTCGGTGGGGGCGATCGAGCCGAAGTTCTACGCCAACCTCTGCCGGCTCCTCGGGTGCGAGCAGTGGACCGCCC from Acidimicrobiales bacterium encodes:
- a CDS encoding acyl-CoA dehydrogenase family protein; this encodes MDFEFSDEQQAFVKEVEAFLDAHDDPDIFDVTRENMAQIVDTPKRRAFMAEVGEQGWLGITWPEEYGGQDGEGVYEYLLNEQLAGRGGPQIGKGVGIIGKTLIHHGSDKLKAEFLPKILRNEVEFAVGYSEPDAGSDAASMKLKATKDGDGWRLNGQKVWTTSAHFAEWYWLGARTDPDDKHGGITLFLVPLDQPGITIKGMWTMGDERTNEVFIDDVFVHDDYVVGEVGKGFQYISQALDLERFTMFTFSPIKQRLDLLVEYVRTTVRDGVPLKDDPVIRRRIARLVADAETARVLGLRFVAASMKGGAPPTTHASQYKLFATELSVRLANEAMDIAGPGSALRVHTEEAPMKGRSESTYRYTVIDTIGGGTSEVQKNIIARRKLGLPKNF
- a CDS encoding CoA transferase, translated to MLTNVTVLDLSTVGPAARAARMLADYGARVIKVGAPAAAGGVQIEPPFFAYGGHRGMERVRLDLKSDDGKAHFLRLAADADVVIESFRPGVVDRLGVGYEAVKAVNPGVVYCATSGYGQTGPKSQWAGHDVNYLAAGGYFACAGRGSSPALEGRSGRWDGELTLPGATVADIAAGGMQAVIAILAALVGRSETGEGTYLDVSVADGVVGMLALLIDEHLATGVVPEPGHDILTGRYACYGLYRCGDGKWLSVGAIEPKFYANLCRLLGCEQWTAHQSDDAVQDQIRADFAAAFATRSRDEWVAELGPADTCVAPVNGIDEVVDDAQVLARGDVVEAVRPSGETFRQVAAVWAGAPRPDRVEVRDPGFDDSDALLHEDVPLEEGAVR